GTACTCGCTGGAAGAAGAGCCGTGGGATCGACCGCGAATCCTGTTGGTAGGTCACGCATACAACAACCACGATGAGTTCATCGGCATGCCGATAAAAAGGTTCCTGGAATCTTTGGGAGTCACAGTTTTTGACTCCGAGGCCCTCGATCACGACCTCGCGCGCAGCCTTTACTCGAAGATATCGACCGACGTGAAGTGGACATACAACAAGCAGCTTCTCGGCGCGGTCGAGTACTACCGTGACAAGGTCGACGGCATGATATTCCTCGTGACCTTCCCGTGTGGCCCGGACTCGCTCATGATCGAGCTTTGCCAGCGCAAGATCAAAGACGTGCCGATCGCCACGCTCGTTTTGGACGAGTTGACCGGGGAGGCCGGCTTGCGTACCCGTCTGGAAAGCCTGGTTGACATCTTGAAGATGGAAGCCGCTGCAAAAGGACGAGGGCAGGCGCTCCCTGAAAGTGCGAAGGAGGAGCTCGATGAGTCAGCGTAAAGTCACCTTCCCGCACATGGGTGAGTACTGGATCGGATTCAAGGGACTGGCCGAGCGGATGGGTTGTGACG
This genomic window from Actinomycetota bacterium contains:
- a CDS encoding 2-hydroxyacyl-CoA dehydratase, with product MAGKIRIGLPRAMLYHKYHVLWSTFFEELGCETVVSPQTNKRILNRGAALSVDESCLSMKIFLGHVEALRDRVDYILVPMIASEIKGEEACVKLMGAYDIARHSVDGISLLTYIVNHRRGIPEKREMLKLGRKLCRNPFKVRSAYRRARLNQHAHDRELAREQYSLEEEPWDRPRILLVGHAYNNHDEFIGMPIKRFLESLGVTVFDSEALDHDLARSLYSKISTDVKWTYNKQLLGAVEYYRDKVDGMIFLVTFPCGPDSLMIELCQRKIKDVPIATLVLDELTGEAGLRTRLESLVDILKMEAAAKGRGQALPESAKEELDESA